Proteins from one Deltaproteobacteria bacterium genomic window:
- a CDS encoding ammonium transporter, with the protein MKTVIYALIVLFLLPLGAAAEEAPAIDTGDTAWVLVSTAFVLLMTAPGLALFYSGLVRRKNVLSTIMQSFAALSIVSIQWVLWGYSLAFGPDRGGLIGGLEFVGLNGVGPEPGGYAATIPHQAFMVFQMMFAVITVAIITGAVAERMKFSAFIAFGILWTTFVYDPLAHWVWGGGWIGKMGALDFAGGTVVHISSGVAALAAAIVTGRRRGYGNDLMLPHNLPLTLIGAGLLWFGWFGFNAGSALGANGLAATAFMVTNTAAAAAALSWIAVEWLHREKPTLLGLASGIVAGLVAITPAAGFVGPVSAILLGLIAGVVCYIAVAWLKPLLGYDDSLDAFGIHGVGGVWGAVGTGLFASTAINAGGADGLFFGGAGLLWKQLIAVGASAIYAFVLTFIILKAIDWTIGLRVADEDEVQGLDITQHSESGYSL; encoded by the coding sequence ATGAAAACCGTCATATACGCGCTTATAGTTCTTTTTTTGTTGCCGCTCGGCGCCGCCGCTGAGGAGGCGCCCGCAATTGATACGGGAGACACGGCATGGGTGCTCGTGTCCACCGCCTTCGTGCTCCTCATGACCGCGCCGGGGCTTGCGCTTTTCTACTCGGGACTCGTGAGGAGGAAAAACGTCCTCTCTACCATCATGCAGAGCTTTGCCGCGCTCTCGATAGTGAGCATCCAGTGGGTGCTCTGGGGCTACAGCCTCGCCTTCGGCCCGGACCGCGGAGGGCTCATAGGCGGGCTCGAGTTCGTGGGCCTCAACGGCGTGGGCCCGGAGCCGGGCGGCTACGCGGCTACCATACCCCATCAGGCGTTCATGGTCTTCCAGATGATGTTCGCGGTCATAACCGTCGCTATAATAACCGGCGCGGTCGCGGAGAGGATGAAATTTTCGGCCTTCATAGCCTTCGGAATCCTCTGGACGACGTTCGTCTATGACCCGCTCGCCCACTGGGTATGGGGCGGCGGCTGGATAGGGAAGATGGGGGCGCTGGACTTTGCCGGGGGCACGGTCGTGCACATAAGCTCAGGGGTGGCGGCGCTTGCCGCGGCGATAGTTACAGGAAGGAGAAGGGGCTACGGGAACGATCTCATGCTCCCGCATAATCTCCCGTTGACGCTCATCGGCGCTGGGCTCCTGTGGTTCGGCTGGTTCGGCTTCAACGCCGGTAGCGCGCTCGGCGCGAACGGGCTTGCCGCGACAGCCTTCATGGTCACGAACACGGCGGCGGCAGCGGCGGCCCTCTCCTGGATTGCGGTCGAGTGGCTCCACAGGGAAAAACCCACGCTCCTGGGCCTCGCCTCCGGCATAGTCGCCGGGCTCGTGGCGATCACGCCGGCAGCCGGCTTTGTGGGCCCTGTATCGGCCATACTCCTGGGATTAATCGCAGGCGTGGTCTGCTATATTGCGGTTGCGTGGCTTAAGCCGCTCCTCGGATATGACGACTCGCTCGACGCCTTCGGCATCCACGGGGTCGGCGGCGTCTGGGGTGCGGTCGGGACCGGCCTTTTCGCCTCGACCGCGATAAACGCGGGCGGGGCAGACGGCCTCTTTTTCGGAGGGGCCGGGCTCCTCTGGAAGCAGCTCATAGCCGTAGGCGCGAGCGCGATTTACGCATTTGTCCTCACCTTCATAATCCTCAAGGCGATCGACTGGACGATCGGCCTGAGGGTCGCGGACGAGGACGAGGTGCAGGGGCTCGACATTACCCAGCACAGCGAGAGCGGATATTCGCTTTAG
- a CDS encoding P-II family nitrogen regulator, whose translation MKKVEAIIKPFKLDDVKKALGDINIEGMTVSEVKGFGRQKGHSEFYRGAEYTLDFLPKVKVEVVTTDELTPKVVEAIMAAAKTGKIGDGKIFISPIEDGVRIRTGERGSDAL comes from the coding sequence ATGAAAAAGGTGGAGGCCATAATAAAGCCTTTCAAGCTGGACGACGTGAAAAAGGCTCTCGGGGATATAAATATCGAGGGCATGACCGTCTCGGAGGTCAAGGGCTTCGGGAGGCAGAAGGGCCATTCCGAGTTCTACCGGGGCGCCGAGTACACCCTCGATTTCCTCCCCAAGGTAAAGGTGGAGGTGGTTACCACCGACGAGCTTACGCCAAAGGTGGTGGAGGCCATCATGGCTGCTGCAAAGACCGGGAAGATAGGCGACGGCAAGATCTTCATAAGCCCGATAGAGGACGGGGTGAGGATAAGGACGGGCGAGCGCGGGAGCGATGCCCTTTGA
- a CDS encoding ammonium transporter produces MKSHLKTLMCMGTALLVFLAIAGEAAAAEAAIDKADTAWVLVSTALVMFMVPGLAVFYAGMTRQKNVLSTIMQSFFILCLITVQWVVIGYSLSFGPGSGWPIGGLDYIGLSGVGNEPKGTIPHLLFMAFQGMFAAITVALITGAFAERIKFSAVVLFSLLWAFLVYDPLAHWVWGGGWLQSLGVLDFAGGIVVHISSGVSALVAALYIGKRRGWPRELMPPHNLTLTAIGMGILWFGWFGFNAGSALASDGSAVTAFVATNIAAAAGTLVWAFIEWAHRGKPTMLGAVSGTVAGLGSITPAAGFVTPMAALLIGLVGGVLCYWAVIMLKPRFGYDDTLDVFGIHGVAGTWGTLATGLFASIGATGLLYGNPAQLMAQAIGAGVTIALSVVGTLLILQIVDHTVGIRVTKEEEIQGLDLTQHEERGYSL; encoded by the coding sequence ATGAAGAGCCATTTGAAGACATTGATGTGCATGGGGACCGCGCTCCTCGTGTTCCTTGCGATAGCGGGAGAAGCGGCTGCCGCGGAAGCAGCGATAGACAAGGCCGATACCGCGTGGGTACTCGTATCAACGGCCCTCGTGATGTTCATGGTCCCGGGGCTCGCGGTCTTCTACGCTGGCATGACAAGGCAAAAGAACGTACTGTCGACCATCATGCAGAGCTTCTTCATACTCTGCCTTATAACGGTCCAGTGGGTCGTAATCGGGTACAGCCTCTCATTCGGGCCGGGAAGCGGCTGGCCCATAGGCGGGCTCGACTATATCGGCCTCTCGGGTGTGGGGAATGAGCCGAAAGGGACCATACCGCACCTCCTCTTCATGGCCTTCCAGGGCATGTTCGCGGCGATAACGGTCGCGCTCATAACCGGGGCCTTTGCCGAGAGGATAAAATTTTCCGCGGTCGTCCTCTTTAGCCTCCTCTGGGCGTTCCTGGTCTATGACCCGCTCGCACACTGGGTCTGGGGAGGAGGGTGGCTCCAGTCCCTCGGCGTTCTGGACTTCGCGGGAGGCATAGTGGTCCACATAAGCTCCGGGGTCTCGGCGCTAGTCGCTGCCCTGTATATCGGCAAAAGGCGGGGCTGGCCGAGGGAGCTGATGCCGCCGCACAACTTGACGCTCACGGCCATAGGCATGGGCATACTCTGGTTCGGCTGGTTCGGCTTTAACGCGGGGAGCGCTCTCGCAAGCGACGGGAGCGCGGTAACGGCCTTTGTGGCCACCAATATCGCGGCGGCTGCCGGGACCCTCGTCTGGGCCTTCATCGAATGGGCGCACAGGGGAAAGCCGACCATGCTAGGCGCGGTCTCTGGCACTGTCGCTGGCCTCGGCTCCATAACCCCGGCAGCAGGTTTCGTTACCCCGATGGCGGCCCTCTTGATAGGCCTTGTCGGGGGCGTACTCTGCTATTGGGCGGTCATAATGCTCAAGCCCCGGTTCGGGTATGACGACACCCTTGACGTCTTCGGCATACACGGGGTGGCAGGCACATGGGGGACACTGGCGACCGGGCTCTTCGCCTCGATAGGCGCAACGGGCCTCCTCTACGGCAACCCGGCGCAGCTTATGGCCCAGGCAATAGGGGCGGGCGTGACAATCGCGCTCTCGGTCGTTGGCACACTTTTGATACTGCAGATAGTAGACCATACGGTCGGGATAAGGGTAACAAAGGAAGAGGAGATACAGGGGCTGGACCTTACGCAGCACGAGGAAAGGGGGTACTCGCTTTAG
- a CDS encoding porin, which yields MKFLLGAILLVPLPAWADEKLTAADILTGTELNGFLSAGYNYNFNTPADRAIDLRPFNDTHDSFSLELAQLVFHRDAEETGSAGFRLDLNFGYTVPAAIHSTGANSSDDFDIRQAYVSYMAPVGKGLKLDFGKFVTDHGLEVIEGYEGWNWNYSRSFLFFFTIPFTHTGLRATYAVDDRIILSGAVVNGWDNVKDNNTAKSLHLHAALSLSNESAVNVKYMAGPEQDDDTGNWRHLFNLNLSTALGKALVMADLVYGKEEDVPGIGDSTWSGIAGYVRYPLGEKFFLNARAELFSDDDGARTGTAQDLWEFTVTPEYIVNENLVVRAEYRHDSSDKAVFDSGSSKRQDTVGVNAIFHF from the coding sequence ATGAAATTTCTTCTCGGAGCAATACTACTGGTTCCCCTGCCTGCGTGGGCCGATGAGAAGCTCACGGCCGCGGACATCCTGACGGGTACGGAGCTGAATGGTTTCCTTTCCGCCGGTTATAACTACAACTTCAATACCCCCGCGGACAGGGCCATAGACCTCCGGCCCTTCAACGACACCCACGACAGCTTCTCACTCGAATTGGCCCAGCTCGTATTCCACAGGGACGCGGAAGAGACGGGGAGCGCCGGGTTCAGGCTTGACCTCAACTTCGGCTACACCGTTCCGGCGGCCATACATTCAACCGGCGCGAACAGCTCAGACGATTTCGACATCCGCCAGGCCTATGTCTCTTACATGGCCCCGGTGGGGAAGGGCCTCAAGCTCGACTTCGGCAAGTTCGTGACGGACCACGGCCTCGAGGTCATCGAGGGCTACGAGGGCTGGAACTGGAATTACTCGCGTTCATTCCTTTTCTTTTTCACCATTCCCTTCACGCACACGGGGCTCAGGGCAACATACGCGGTAGACGACAGGATAATCCTCTCCGGCGCGGTCGTAAACGGCTGGGACAACGTGAAGGACAATAATACCGCGAAGTCGCTCCACCTCCACGCGGCGCTCTCCCTCTCGAACGAGAGCGCGGTCAACGTCAAATACATGGCCGGGCCCGAGCAGGATGACGATACCGGGAACTGGAGGCACCTTTTTAACCTCAACCTCTCGACGGCGCTCGGCAAGGCGCTAGTCATGGCCGACCTCGTCTATGGTAAAGAGGAGGACGTGCCCGGCATTGGAGACAGCACCTGGAGCGGGATCGCCGGGTACGTCCGTTATCCGCTCGGCGAGAAGTTCTTCCTCAACGCCCGCGCCGAGCTCTTTTCCGACGACGACGGGGCGAGAACAGGCACTGCCCAGGACCTCTGGGAGTTTACAGTCACCCCCGAGTACATCGTGAACGAAAACCTTGTCGTCAGGGCCGAGTATCGCCACGACTCATCCGATAAGGCGGTCTTTGACAGCGGGAGTTCCAAGCGCCAGGACACGGTGGGCGTAAACGCGATATTCCATTTCTAA
- a CDS encoding gamma-glutamyl-gamma-aminobutyrate hydrolase family protein (Members of this family of hydrolases with an active site Cys residue belong to MEROPS family C26.), whose protein sequence is MKRALVITHVAHEGLGTFRRPLERNFIVERLDMHRGAVLPPRIDGFDALIVMGGPMGVYEEEKYPFMKKELRLIESALKKRVPVLGVCLGAQLLARASGARVYKGSAKEIGWHRVALEDEAIFDRLFMGFPDEFTVFQWHGDTFDVPHGAVRLASSGLFPNQVIKVGPNAYGVQFHFEVTDEMVREWLGINRDEVAEARVDAGAVLKETPSMIGEVNMLGNNLFSRFLRLAEKC, encoded by the coding sequence ATGAAGAGGGCGCTTGTCATAACGCATGTAGCACACGAGGGGCTCGGCACTTTCAGGAGGCCTCTTGAGAGGAATTTTATTGTCGAGCGCCTCGATATGCACAGGGGCGCGGTCCTTCCGCCCCGGATAGACGGCTTTGATGCACTTATCGTCATGGGCGGGCCCATGGGCGTATACGAGGAAGAGAAGTACCCTTTCATGAAAAAAGAGCTGAGGCTCATCGAATCAGCCCTTAAGAAGAGGGTCCCTGTCCTGGGGGTCTGCCTGGGCGCGCAGCTCCTTGCGCGGGCCTCCGGGGCCAGGGTCTATAAGGGAAGCGCCAAGGAGATAGGCTGGCACAGGGTCGCCCTCGAAGATGAGGCGATTTTTGACCGGCTCTTCATGGGTTTCCCCGACGAGTTCACCGTATTCCAGTGGCACGGCGATACCTTCGACGTGCCGCATGGCGCCGTAAGGCTCGCCTCCTCCGGGCTCTTCCCCAACCAGGTGATAAAGGTCGGGCCTAACGCGTACGGAGTGCAGTTCCACTTCGAGGTCACGGATGAGATGGTAAGGGAGTGGCTGGGAATTAATCGCGACGAGGTGGCCGAGGCAAGGGTGGACGCCGGGGCCGTTCTGAAAGAGACGCCCTCCATGATAGGAGAGGTCAACATGCTCGGCAACAATCTCTTTTCGAGATTCCTCCGCTTGGCGGAAAAATGTTAA
- a CDS encoding response regulator: MKRIAVVDDNASERLVLKGFIEAAGFAFDGEGANGVEAVEICRERRPDLLMMDLRMPVKDGIKAAEEISRFYPTPIVLLTADEDSDTARRAAEAGVMGYLMKPVRAEEIAPIVEVAITNFNELKALKEENDNLKKALEARKIIAKATGLLMEKEGLSEREAFARLRKISMDKRKSMAEIAEVLIMALEKGGKIQG; this comes from the coding sequence ATGAAAAGGATAGCCGTCGTGGATGATAACGCCTCCGAAAGGCTTGTCCTTAAGGGCTTCATCGAAGCGGCCGGATTCGCGTTCGATGGCGAGGGGGCAAACGGGGTTGAAGCGGTGGAAATATGCAGGGAGAGGCGGCCAGACCTCCTGATGATGGACCTCCGCATGCCTGTAAAGGACGGCATCAAGGCCGCGGAAGAGATAAGCCGATTCTACCCGACTCCCATAGTGCTCCTGACTGCTGACGAGGACTCCGATACCGCGAGGAGGGCAGCGGAAGCCGGAGTCATGGGATATCTAATGAAGCCGGTGAGGGCCGAGGAGATAGCGCCGATAGTAGAGGTAGCCATCACGAACTTCAACGAACTGAAGGCGCTCAAGGAAGAGAACGATAACCTCAAAAAAGCGCTTGAGGCCAGGAAGATAATCGCGAAGGCAACGGGGCTCCTCATGGAAAAAGAGGGCCTTAGCGAAAGAGAGGCATTCGCCCGGCTAAGGAAGATAAGCATGGACAAGAGAAAGAGCATGGCGGAGATAGCCGAGGTGCTCATCATGGCGCTTGAGAAGGGCGGGAAAATCCAGGGATGA
- the glgA gene encoding glycogen synthase GlgA, with the protein MALNVVIAAPEAVPFAKTGGLADVAGSLPAALSRLGLRVVLFMPFYRQIAEKGFELEPTGIEVAVPMGRRVVRAEALLGHHQGVPVYFIKRDEFFDRTYLYGTPEGDYFDNLERYAFFSRAVLEVIKARNLSPDIIHSNDWQTGLIPAYLKDMYRGEPIFQKTATVFTVHNIAYQGQFPANLYDATGLSFQLFNPEGVEFWGSINLLKAGLVFSEVITTVSKAYSREIQKPEYGYGLDGVLRKRKDSVFGILNGVDYSEWDPETDPAIPQNYSTADLKGKSACRKKLLKAFGLKGIKAKTLLIGMITRLADQKGLDILSEAMPELMNMDIALVILGSGDRRHQENLKELSARYPERLSVKIAFDSGLSHLVESGADAFLMPSRYEPCGLNQIYSLKYGTVPIVRATGGLDDTVRDYSEEGGNGFKFKEYSASALIQKVAEAVDVYSRKKEWTALQRNGMAENFSWDDAAAKYLEAYNTAKARLHKS; encoded by the coding sequence ATGGCGCTAAATGTGGTTATCGCGGCCCCTGAGGCCGTCCCTTTTGCCAAGACAGGCGGGCTTGCGGACGTCGCAGGGTCGTTGCCCGCGGCGCTCTCGCGCCTGGGCTTGAGGGTCGTCCTTTTTATGCCATTTTACAGGCAGATAGCGGAAAAGGGCTTTGAGCTCGAGCCCACCGGCATCGAGGTGGCGGTCCCAATGGGAAGAAGGGTCGTCCGGGCGGAGGCCCTCCTCGGCCATCATCAGGGGGTGCCGGTCTATTTCATAAAAAGGGACGAGTTCTTTGACAGGACCTATCTCTACGGGACGCCCGAGGGCGACTACTTCGACAACCTCGAAAGGTACGCCTTCTTCTCAAGGGCGGTCCTCGAGGTGATAAAGGCGCGGAATCTTTCCCCGGACATAATCCACTCGAACGACTGGCAGACCGGCCTGATCCCGGCCTATCTTAAAGACATGTACCGGGGCGAGCCGATATTCCAGAAAACAGCCACGGTCTTTACGGTCCATAACATCGCCTACCAGGGGCAGTTCCCGGCAAACCTCTACGACGCCACTGGCCTCTCGTTCCAGCTTTTTAACCCTGAGGGGGTCGAGTTCTGGGGGAGCATAAACCTCCTCAAGGCCGGCCTCGTCTTCTCGGAGGTCATAACGACAGTGAGCAAGGCGTACAGCCGCGAGATACAGAAGCCAGAGTACGGCTACGGCCTCGACGGCGTGCTCCGTAAGCGCAAGGACTCTGTCTTCGGCATACTTAACGGAGTCGATTATTCTGAATGGGATCCGGAGACCGACCCCGCAATCCCGCAGAACTATTCCACGGCTGACTTGAAGGGCAAGTCGGCCTGCAGGAAAAAGCTCCTCAAGGCCTTTGGCCTCAAGGGGATAAAGGCGAAAACGCTCCTCATAGGCATGATAACGAGGCTCGCGGACCAGAAGGGCCTCGACATACTCTCAGAGGCAATGCCCGAGCTCATGAATATGGATATAGCGCTGGTCATCCTGGGCTCAGGCGACAGGAGGCATCAGGAGAACCTTAAGGAGCTGTCCGCCCGCTACCCGGAAAGGCTCTCCGTGAAGATAGCCTTCGATAGCGGACTTTCTCACCTCGTCGAGTCAGGCGCTGACGCGTTCCTCATGCCTTCGAGATACGAGCCGTGCGGCCTTAACCAGATCTACAGCCTGAAATACGGTACGGTCCCCATAGTCCGCGCAACCGGCGGCCTTGACGACACCGTCCGCGACTACTCGGAGGAGGGCGGGAACGGTTTCAAGTTCAAGGAGTATTCGGCTTCCGCCCTCATTCAGAAGGTGGCCGAGGCGGTCGATGTATATTCCCGTAAAAAGGAATGGACAGCGCTCCAGAGGAACGGCATGGCCGAGAACTTCTCCTGGGACGATGCGGCAGCCAAATACCTGGAGGCCTACAATACCGCAAAGGCCAGGCTGCACAAATCTTAA
- a CDS encoding UvrD-helicase domain-containing protein, whose amino-acid sequence MPFLKSLNPTQLEAVTFGDGPLLILAGAGSGKTRVLTSRIAYLIAKMNVTPENILAVTFTNKAAGEMRERLERTIGGSARSVWLGTFHSLGLRLLRRESRAAGLASELTVYNDDDQLALIKEVLKELNLNEKVMPPKSVLARINQAKNENIGPAEYASHVNDFFSERIAKVYARYQKKLRGMGCLDFGDLICEPINLFRQNEPVLDSYRNRFRYILVDEYQDTNRAQYTLTGLLASGSRNLLAVGDPDQSIYGWRGADISNILDFEKDYPDSTVLRLEQNYRSTANILSAANSVIERNQRRMEKTLWTENREGHPLVHEEAKDEYDEARRVLSRLKSRMNEDRGISYRDAAVFYRTNAQSRVFEELLIREGIPYTIVGGTRFYDRMEIRDALAYIRVIANPGDSISLQRIINRPARGVGKATLDRIISIADELGVPLLEAARTALERGLLGKTRLRQFLDACNAFISGLGKLPLNELALRLLEDSGYMAMWQDEGTDEASERLENIFELISAIKDFEAANPGATLPDFLDQVALISDIDAYEEKSDKLTLMTLHSAKGLEFRLVFLAGMEEGIFPHSRSIDDPEGLEEERRLCYVGMTRAKEELYLFSSASRSIYGETRYQTRSRFLDEISPGRIRFLSGEARERKPVYTAPNEIYYSPEDFPSGGDAGGEALPWRVGMKVSHPSFGVGIIRERSGSGQDIKVTVNFSSSGVKKLAVKYAGLTPLS is encoded by the coding sequence ATGCCCTTTTTAAAATCCCTCAATCCCACCCAGCTCGAAGCCGTGACCTTCGGTGACGGGCCGCTCCTCATACTCGCCGGGGCAGGGAGCGGAAAAACCCGCGTCCTTACCTCGAGGATAGCCTATCTTATCGCCAAGATGAATGTCACCCCGGAGAACATTCTGGCCGTGACCTTCACGAACAAGGCCGCCGGAGAGATGCGCGAGCGCCTTGAGAGGACAATAGGCGGAAGCGCCCGCTCGGTATGGCTCGGAACCTTCCATTCATTGGGGCTCCGGCTCCTCAGGCGCGAGAGCAGGGCCGCCGGGCTCGCCTCCGAGCTCACGGTCTATAACGATGACGACCAGCTGGCCCTTATAAAAGAGGTCCTCAAGGAACTCAACCTGAACGAGAAGGTCATGCCCCCGAAATCCGTCCTTGCCCGCATAAACCAGGCAAAAAACGAGAACATCGGGCCAGCTGAGTACGCCTCGCACGTGAACGACTTCTTCTCCGAGAGAATCGCCAAGGTCTACGCCCGTTATCAGAAGAAGCTACGCGGGATGGGCTGCCTGGATTTCGGCGACCTCATCTGCGAGCCCATTAACCTCTTCCGCCAAAACGAACCGGTGCTGGACTCCTATAGAAACCGCTTCCGCTACATACTCGTTGACGAGTACCAGGACACGAACAGGGCCCAGTACACGCTCACAGGCCTCCTGGCCTCGGGCTCGCGTAACCTCCTTGCCGTAGGCGACCCGGACCAGTCCATATACGGCTGGCGCGGGGCGGACATATCGAACATACTGGATTTTGAGAAGGACTACCCGGATTCCACCGTCCTCCGGCTCGAGCAGAACTACCGCTCTACCGCGAACATCCTCTCTGCCGCCAACTCGGTAATAGAGCGGAACCAGCGGAGGATGGAAAAGACCCTCTGGACAGAAAACCGCGAAGGCCACCCGCTCGTACACGAGGAGGCGAAAGACGAGTACGACGAGGCCCGGCGGGTGCTCTCGCGCTTGAAATCCAGGATGAACGAGGACCGGGGCATTTCCTACAGGGACGCGGCTGTATTCTACAGGACGAACGCCCAATCCAGGGTATTTGAGGAGCTTCTTATAAGGGAGGGCATCCCCTACACCATAGTAGGCGGGACGAGGTTCTACGACAGGATGGAGATACGGGACGCGCTCGCGTACATACGGGTGATAGCCAACCCCGGCGACTCCATAAGCCTTCAGAGGATAATAAACAGGCCGGCCCGGGGCGTCGGCAAGGCCACCCTCGACAGGATTATTTCCATAGCTGACGAGCTCGGGGTGCCGCTCCTCGAAGCCGCAAGGACGGCCCTGGAAAGGGGCCTCCTCGGCAAGACCAGGCTGCGCCAGTTCCTCGATGCCTGCAACGCCTTCATTTCAGGGCTTGGGAAGCTCCCGCTAAACGAGCTGGCGCTACGGCTACTCGAGGACTCGGGCTATATGGCAATGTGGCAGGACGAGGGAACGGACGAGGCCTCCGAGAGGCTTGAGAACATCTTCGAGCTCATATCCGCGATTAAGGACTTCGAGGCAGCAAACCCCGGCGCGACGCTGCCGGACTTCCTCGACCAGGTCGCGCTCATAAGCGATATCGACGCCTACGAGGAGAAGTCCGACAAATTGACCCTCATGACCCTCCACTCGGCAAAGGGGCTTGAGTTCAGGCTCGTCTTCCTCGCCGGAATGGAGGAGGGCATATTCCCGCACTCCCGGAGCATAGACGACCCCGAGGGGCTGGAGGAGGAGAGAAGGCTCTGCTATGTCGGCATGACCAGGGCCAAGGAGGAGCTCTATCTCTTTTCCTCTGCTTCAAGGTCCATTTACGGAGAAACGAGATACCAGACCCGTTCGAGGTTCCTCGATGAGATATCCCCTGGCCGCATCAGGTTCCTTAGCGGAGAGGCACGGGAGCGAAAACCGGTCTACACGGCCCCGAATGAGATATACTATTCTCCCGAGGACTTCCCGTCCGGTGGGGACGCCGGGGGAGAGGCCCTACCCTGGAGGGTGGGCATGAAGGTCTCGCACCCGAGCTTCGGGGTGGGCATCATAAGGGAGCGGAGCGGGTCCGGACAGGACATTAAGGTGACGGTAAATTTCAGTTCCTCGGGCGTTAAAAAGCTCGCGGTAAAGTACGCCGGACTTACCCCGCTTTCCTGA
- a CDS encoding P63C domain-containing protein yields the protein MDDNKTGQSKGGEARAAALSPEERREIAKMGARSKWDKSLPTVLLGADLILGGVKVDCYVTDEGERLIAGRGMQDVLKLVDENLPESGQKPGSRLTRLLNNKKLKPLIYKEKTQDHFEPKKRRYQGRLIAGYNAEMLVDICEGILEARTQGLTMTARQSIIAAQCELIMRGLAKTGIVALIDEATGYQQLRPADGLRTYFNQILRRDLAAWSKRFPDEFYENIYKLRDWDWPGMGVNRFSVVGTYTNDLVYERLLPGLKEEFDRRNPKNEKGIRKHKNQQWLNDDGAKLFAQQMFTILAIQRACLKKKGDKWRHFLNMMDEILPKKDIIQMRLFDFSDLSSIEL from the coding sequence ATGGACGATAACAAGACGGGACAGTCAAAAGGCGGTGAGGCGAGAGCAGCTGCGCTTTCTCCAGAAGAACGCAGAGAAATTGCAAAAATGGGCGCAAGGTCTAAATGGGATAAATCATTGCCGACCGTTTTGCTTGGCGCTGATTTGATACTTGGAGGAGTTAAGGTTGATTGCTATGTAACTGATGAAGGTGAGCGGTTGATTGCAGGAAGAGGAATGCAAGATGTTCTTAAATTGGTTGATGAAAATCTACCTGAAAGCGGCCAAAAGCCAGGGTCAAGATTGACCCGCTTATTGAACAATAAAAAGCTCAAGCCGTTGATATATAAAGAAAAAACACAGGACCACTTTGAACCCAAGAAGCGCAGATATCAGGGGCGTCTTATTGCTGGTTATAATGCCGAAATGTTGGTCGATATTTGTGAAGGCATTTTAGAAGCTAGGACGCAAGGACTTACGATGACTGCAAGGCAGAGCATAATTGCAGCTCAATGTGAATTAATAATGCGTGGCTTGGCAAAGACAGGGATTGTCGCCCTTATTGATGAAGCTACAGGATACCAGCAATTAAGGCCTGCTGATGGGTTACGAACATACTTTAATCAAATTTTGAGGAGAGATTTGGCGGCATGGTCTAAAAGGTTTCCAGATGAATTTTATGAAAATATTTACAAGCTTAGAGACTGGGATTGGCCTGGGATGGGTGTAAACAGATTTAGTGTTGTGGGTACATATACAAATGACTTGGTCTATGAAAGACTTCTTCCGGGGCTTAAGGAGGAATTTGACCGTAGAAATCCAAAAAATGAAAAGGGTATTAGAAAGCATAAAAATCAACAATGGCTCAATGATGATGGTGCTAAATTGTTCGCCCAACAGATGTTCACGATCTTGGCCATACAACGAGCGTGTTTGAAAAAGAAGGGGGATAAGTGGAGGCATTTCTTAAACATGATGGACGAGATATTGCCTAAAAAAGATATAATCCAAATGCGTTTGTTTGACTTTAGCGACCTTTCTTCCATCGAGCTTTAG